A stretch of Bradyrhizobium sp. CCBAU 53338 DNA encodes these proteins:
- a CDS encoding S8 family serine peptidase, with amino-acid sequence MAKRGVNDQYGNFSEADANALEWEFVGLNIASAHVGSMDNPAGHSEDRGLGTDASTSDAGAPESFAAKKGGGATSSGGTTSGGTTSGSSTGSTTLGQGATTLTLHDVTTTWRPLAPAIGDTALPTDPYFANWQWSLTNPTTGINVPKAWQNYTGAGIKIGIVDDGIDYNHPDLSPNYLSNLDYDATNGGSDAYGTSSDSHGTTVAGVLAAAHDGSGIAGIAYHAGIAGFRISYSTGGPSQIADAFNHLATNGMDVANASWGYSAAYQDNFFSSSFGSSKSAILNDAANGRGGLGIDMVFAAGNGRATGDNVNYHNYQNDPYVITVAATDINGRITTFSTPGAALLVSAPGLGTYTDDRLGSAGYSTDDYTSAAGTSYAAPTVAGVIALMLQANPTLGYRDVMDILAYSAKNSDPTNTGWQTNGAHDWNGGGLHFSNDYGFGLVDATAAVRLAESWQKQSTYANMSTESAGHTDNAAIPDGSGSLQSQITFASSLEVEKMVIDLNITHAHVSDLAVTLTSSSGTTAVLASHPTGGTGSGIVFETTANSFWGEDAKGTWTLTVTDSVSGNVGTLNSWTLTALGDAPNTPTTYVYTDEFATAAGASRQVLNDASGSATINTAAVSTGSYLDLNRGATDTIAGKALQIGASTIIKNAWAGDGNDTIIANDFGDTIQGGRGNDTIVAGHGADVLYGGSGSDTFMFKFLTTAGAVIRDFTAGQDIIDLNQILTSAGYVGTNPVTDGWLNLLSDGHGGTNVVVDAHNGQTPVTVVDVTGVASNQLHSGTPWTLVA; translated from the coding sequence ATGGCGAAGCGGGGCGTGAATGATCAGTACGGGAATTTCTCTGAAGCGGATGCAAATGCTCTGGAATGGGAATTCGTCGGACTGAACATCGCCTCGGCACATGTCGGATCGATGGACAATCCAGCGGGCCATTCAGAGGATCGCGGGCTCGGAACGGATGCTTCAACCTCGGATGCGGGCGCGCCGGAGAGCTTCGCTGCGAAGAAGGGTGGCGGCGCCACCAGCAGCGGCGGGACAACGAGTGGCGGCACAACGAGCGGCAGCAGCACAGGGTCGACCACACTCGGCCAAGGCGCGACGACTCTTACCCTCCATGACGTGACGACCACCTGGCGCCCCCTCGCTCCGGCAATTGGTGATACGGCGTTACCCACAGATCCCTACTTCGCAAACTGGCAATGGAGCCTCACCAATCCGACAACTGGCATCAACGTCCCAAAGGCGTGGCAGAACTACACAGGTGCGGGTATCAAGATTGGCATCGTCGACGATGGCATCGACTACAATCATCCCGACTTGAGCCCGAACTATTTATCGAATCTCGACTACGACGCGACCAACGGCGGAAGCGACGCCTACGGCACTTCATCCGATAGCCACGGCACGACAGTCGCCGGCGTCCTTGCCGCTGCACACGATGGATCAGGTATCGCAGGAATTGCCTACCACGCCGGAATCGCCGGATTTCGCATCAGCTACTCTACCGGAGGCCCAAGCCAGATTGCTGATGCTTTCAACCACTTGGCTACCAATGGTATGGACGTCGCCAACGCGAGCTGGGGCTACAGCGCCGCGTATCAGGATAATTTCTTCAGCTCTTCGTTTGGGTCGTCAAAGTCGGCGATACTCAATGATGCCGCCAACGGCCGGGGCGGACTTGGAATCGATATGGTTTTCGCCGCGGGCAATGGCCGCGCGACCGGCGACAACGTCAACTATCACAACTATCAGAACGATCCTTACGTGATCACGGTGGCCGCTACGGACATCAACGGCCGCATCACCACATTCAGCACGCCAGGCGCCGCGCTGCTCGTCTCGGCTCCAGGCCTGGGAACCTATACCGACGATCGGCTCGGCTCCGCCGGTTATTCAACTGACGATTATACGTCTGCAGCCGGCACATCCTACGCGGCACCAACCGTCGCTGGTGTGATCGCCCTGATGCTGCAGGCAAACCCCACTCTCGGCTATCGCGACGTGATGGACATTCTGGCTTACTCGGCCAAGAATTCCGACCCGACCAATACCGGCTGGCAAACCAACGGCGCGCACGACTGGAACGGCGGTGGATTGCATTTCAGCAACGACTATGGCTTCGGCCTGGTCGATGCGACCGCCGCGGTTCGATTGGCCGAGAGCTGGCAAAAGCAATCAACCTACGCCAACATGTCAACTGAATCGGCCGGCCACACCGATAACGCGGCCATCCCGGATGGCTCCGGCAGCCTGCAAAGCCAGATCACCTTTGCGTCCTCACTGGAGGTCGAGAAGATGGTGATCGATCTCAACATCACCCACGCTCATGTCTCCGATTTGGCGGTCACACTGACTTCGTCGAGTGGAACGACAGCGGTGCTTGCGTCACATCCAACCGGCGGCACCGGCAGCGGTATCGTATTCGAAACGACCGCCAATAGTTTCTGGGGCGAGGATGCAAAGGGCACCTGGACCCTGACGGTGACCGATTCAGTGTCGGGCAACGTCGGAACGCTCAACAGCTGGACTTTGACCGCACTCGGCGACGCGCCGAATACACCGACCACGTACGTCTACACGGACGAGTTCGCAACCGCCGCCGGCGCAAGTCGGCAGGTCCTCAACGATGCCAGCGGATCCGCGACAATCAACACCGCGGCAGTTTCGACAGGATCATATCTCGACTTGAATCGGGGCGCGACCGACACCATCGCCGGCAAGGCCCTACAGATCGGAGCCAGCACGATCATCAAGAACGCCTGGGCCGGAGATGGCAACGACACCATCATCGCCAACGATTTCGGCGACACGATCCAGGGCGGCCGCGGCAATGACACGATCGTCGCCGGGCACGGCGCTGACGTTCTCTATGGAGGCTCCGGCAGCGACACCTTCATGTTCAAATTCCTGACCACCGCAGGAGCCGTCATTCGCGACTTTACTGCGGGCCAGGATATTATCGACCTGAATCAGATCCTCACGTCCGCCGGATATGTCGGCACCAATCCCGTCACGGATGGATGGCTAAACCTGCTCTCTGACGGGCATGGGGGAACCAACGTTGTCGTCGATGCCCACAACGGGCAGACGCCGGTAACGGTTGTCGACGTGACCGGCGTGGCCTCGAACCAGCTCCACTCGGGAACGCCGTGGACGCTGGTTGCATGA
- a CDS encoding type I secretion system permease/ATPase, with product MSAPFKRPDELRRLLQTCQGYFLTAGIFSLSINLLYLAGPLYMLQVYDRVISSASEITLLMLTIALLLAFMALAGLDAVRARVLTRASIRLDQKIASRVMTAIIDRSAVAGGARSQALRDFDTFRQFITGTGVHAIFDLPWAPIYIAVIFVLHPFLGAFALACSIVLVLMALLSEWLVKLPLTESNEAASRSYSFTEMSLRNTEVVRAMGMTGGLLRRWGRDRDRMLERQVAASDRAAAIQSLIRFLRLAMQSLILGLGAYLVIERLTTTGSMFAASILLGRALQPVEQIVGSWRGLVSARAAFLRIRELLQAHPVLEAGLTLPKPRGRLSVEALTFVPAGTAKPILRGVTFAIEAGEVLGVIGPSGAGKSTLSRHLVGVLTPSAGAVRLDGAGVSTWVKRAIGDHIGYLPQDIELFSDTIAANIGRFDEGNDKEVILAAQLSGVHEMILKLPNGYDTQVGEGGAILSGGFRQRIGLARAVYGSPSIVVLDEPSSNLDSEGDVALADCIVQLKKRGATVVIVSHRPATIGVVDKILVLREGVAEMFGPRAEIMARLTRPVPVPVHAVQGSSS from the coding sequence GTGAGCGCGCCTTTTAAAAGGCCGGACGAACTCCGGCGCCTGCTGCAGACCTGCCAAGGCTACTTTCTGACGGCCGGCATCTTCAGCCTCTCCATTAATCTGCTGTATCTCGCCGGCCCGCTCTACATGCTGCAGGTCTATGACCGCGTGATCTCGAGCGCCAGCGAGATCACGTTGTTGATGCTCACCATCGCGCTGCTGCTGGCCTTCATGGCGCTTGCCGGACTGGATGCGGTTCGTGCGCGCGTGTTGACCCGCGCAAGCATCCGTCTCGACCAGAAGATCGCGTCGCGTGTCATGACCGCGATCATCGATCGCTCGGCCGTCGCGGGTGGCGCCCGCAGCCAGGCGCTGCGCGATTTCGATACGTTTCGTCAGTTCATCACCGGTACCGGCGTCCATGCGATCTTCGATCTGCCATGGGCGCCGATCTACATCGCCGTCATCTTCGTGCTGCATCCCTTCCTCGGGGCATTCGCACTCGCCTGCTCGATCGTCCTGGTCCTGATGGCCCTGCTCAGCGAGTGGCTGGTCAAGCTGCCGCTGACGGAATCGAACGAGGCTGCGTCCCGCAGCTACAGTTTCACCGAGATGAGCCTGCGCAACACCGAAGTGGTCCGTGCCATGGGCATGACCGGCGGCCTGTTGCGGCGCTGGGGCCGCGACCGCGACCGGATGCTGGAGCGGCAGGTGGCTGCAAGCGATCGCGCGGCCGCGATCCAGAGCCTGATCCGTTTCCTGCGGCTCGCAATGCAGTCCTTGATCCTGGGACTTGGCGCCTATCTCGTGATCGAGCGGCTCACGACGACCGGCTCGATGTTCGCCGCCAGCATCCTGCTCGGACGCGCGCTGCAGCCGGTCGAGCAGATCGTCGGCTCGTGGCGGGGTTTGGTGTCGGCGCGGGCCGCCTTCCTTCGTATTCGTGAACTGCTCCAGGCACATCCCGTTCTCGAGGCGGGGTTGACGCTGCCCAAGCCCAGGGGCCGTCTGTCGGTCGAAGCGCTCACTTTCGTCCCGGCGGGTACGGCGAAGCCGATTCTGCGGGGCGTCACATTCGCGATTGAAGCGGGGGAGGTGCTCGGCGTCATCGGTCCTTCGGGCGCCGGCAAGTCGACGCTCTCGCGCCACCTCGTCGGTGTGCTGACGCCGTCGGCCGGAGCCGTGCGGCTGGACGGCGCGGGCGTCTCGACCTGGGTCAAGCGCGCGATCGGCGACCACATCGGCTATCTGCCTCAGGACATCGAGTTGTTTTCCGACACGATCGCCGCAAACATCGGGCGCTTCGACGAGGGGAACGACAAGGAGGTCATCCTTGCCGCTCAGCTCTCGGGCGTGCACGAGATGATCCTGAAGCTGCCGAACGGCTACGACACGCAGGTCGGCGAAGGCGGCGCCATCCTGTCCGGCGGCTTCCGCCAGCGCATCGGACTGGCGCGAGCGGTCTATGGCAGCCCCAGCATCGTTGTTCTCGACGAACCCAGCTCGAATCTCGACAGCGAGGGCGACGTCGCGCTTGCGGACTGCATCGTACAACTGAAGAAGCGGGGAGCCACCGTCGTCATCGTCTCGCATCGCCCGGCCACCATCGGCGTCGTCGACAAGATCCTGGTCCTCCGGGAGGGCGTCGCCGAGATGTTCGGGCCGCGCGCCGAGATCATGGCGCGCCTGACCCGTCCCGTACCCGTGCCCGTGCACGCGGTGCAAGGCTCCAGCAGCTAG
- a CDS encoding SdrD B-like domain-containing protein: MATFKYDPATGTYTLVDDTQLIADPTLANLSVATDQMDYAPGSTAEITVSGFSSGDTVEITAQVVEADGTLDAITFDTILTVDGNGTGLTTMWIDPTLYTNQTILLTATDLTAGVMTTEIFTDATPPVPTDFGYVDAHIDLATTNATTLSDAGAIWANSGTALVPGKTSGTGTYSTFSEVQTSSGSEQGFNTSANGVLDEKYSDVHNHQLHLTNLVAVYDDGSVVGSGTPTGTTYYEFKLDLHQSGSKPYLSLDGLQIWQSHTDNLGLNTYTATPDTDGSQPSTAPSFSFNAGVATQIYDLGAHSVLLNASFAAGSGGGSDVIVLIPTADFDPSLGNAIYLYSAFGNQGADWQANSTFEEWGALTGTNSTPNPTAILSGFKYNDLNTNGVLDPATDLPLQGWTIDLYKDNDNSGTLTAADTLFASTSTDASGAYQFGDLVTGIAAGNYIIVEENQAGWTETPDIHTTLVNAAFNAGDAEHGYAVTVLATDTTRTGFNFANHESNFSASGQKFEDLTGDGKTADDQGWTYGPVTIFIDEDNSGTLTAGDKSTTTDATGHWSIGGLTLSDVGKIIYEVVPSGSEQTGVLVQTVDNPGGGGTDTGNDFTNFRNFTVSGQKFEDLTGNGKTADDQGWTYGPVTVFIDEDNSGDLSAGDKSTTTDATGHWSIGGLTLSDVGKSIYEVVPSGSEQTGVLVQTVDNPGSGGTDTGNDFTNFRNFTVSGQKFEDLTGNGKTADDQGWTYGPVTVFIDEDNSGDLSAGDKSTTTDATGHWSIGGLTLSDVGKSIYEVVPSGSEQTGVLVQTVDNPGSGGTDTGNDFTNFRNFTVSGQKFEDLTGNGKTADDQGWTYGPVTVFIDEDNSGDLSAGDKSTTTDATGHWSIGGLTLSDVGKSIYEVVPSGSEQTGVLVQTVDNPGSGGTDTGNDFTNFRNFTVSGQKFEDLTGNGKTADDQGWTYGPVTVFIDEDNSGDLSAGDKSTTTDATGHWSIGGLTLSDVGKSIYEVVPSGSQQTGVLVQTVDNPGSGGTDTGNDFTNFRNFTVSGQKFEDLTGNGKTADDQGWTYGTVTVFIDEDNSGDLSAGDKSTTTDATGHWSIGGLTLSDVGKSIYEVVPSGSEQTGVLVQTVDNPGSGGTDTGNDFTNFRNFTVSGQKFEDLTGNGKTADDQGWTYGPVTVFIDEDNSGDLSAGDKSTTTDATGHWSIGGLTLSDVGKSIYEVVPSGSEQTGVLVQTVDNPGSGGTDTGNDFTNFRNFTVSGQKFEDLTGNGKTADDQGWTYGPVTVFIDEDNSGTLTAGDKSTTTDATGHWSIGGLTLSDVGKSIYEVVPSGSEQTGVLVQTVDNPGSGGTDTGNNFTNFRNFTVSGQKFEDLTGNGKTADDKPWSYGAVTIYIDEDNSGTLTAGDKSTTTDATGNWSIGGLTLADVGKKIYEVVPGGSQQTGVLVQTVDNPGSGGTDTGNNFTNFELFSISGKKYLDANSNGKIDAGIDTGLGGIKIDLFAWTDTNNNGKVDSGETSLLTVATTAADGSYSFSNLGPGKYFVQEEVPGGYTETFGTAGYAIVGTSGTNVTNDNFANAINQTTPGLTKGYWSTHLTLWDVYNGNEKGAGAEVNVTPGYDWNHNGSTAAITLANLTTTGNSSGLGQVKTANNGGGDSGLLMGDLNHDGLVGGDGSSDHLFFDLASAQVLANTSVSGDARAILASQAVAAQLNEYVDYAYDMAHGGVAAGFDASPTGLIEEAVLWLKGTGLISNGDSKLNWSTANDLTSPSVQAIINLGSTSSNPAVGTNDYTISGNAITFKSTSMPSSDASWNKFVAVFNETAAGYHPNTGNAAVDATQYTVTATGEGLKNALAAYNHGLDGTTAGFVVSADGSLIGWQDSLGGAVYDVHANTTDAFWGILEDQNLLGIHPIAGISHA, translated from the coding sequence ATGGCAACGTTCAAATACGATCCGGCGACGGGCACGTACACTCTTGTCGATGACACGCAACTGATCGCAGATCCCACTCTAGCCAATCTTTCAGTCGCCACGGATCAAATGGATTATGCGCCGGGCTCGACGGCCGAGATCACGGTTTCGGGCTTTAGCTCGGGCGACACCGTCGAGATTACCGCTCAAGTGGTTGAAGCCGACGGAACGCTGGATGCCATCACGTTCGACACGATATTGACCGTCGACGGCAACGGCACCGGATTGACCACCATGTGGATCGATCCAACGCTCTATACCAACCAGACCATCCTGCTGACCGCGACCGACCTGACCGCGGGCGTCATGACGACGGAAATTTTCACCGACGCGACGCCTCCTGTTCCGACCGATTTCGGATATGTCGATGCGCATATCGACCTGGCGACGACCAACGCCACCACGCTCAGCGACGCTGGAGCCATCTGGGCCAACTCAGGAACGGCGCTGGTTCCCGGCAAGACCAGCGGCACCGGCACTTACAGCACATTCTCGGAGGTGCAAACTTCGAGCGGATCGGAGCAGGGGTTCAACACGAGTGCAAATGGTGTCCTGGACGAGAAATATAGCGACGTTCACAATCACCAACTCCATCTGACGAATCTTGTCGCGGTCTACGACGACGGCAGCGTGGTGGGTTCGGGGACGCCAACAGGAACCACCTATTACGAGTTCAAGCTCGATCTGCATCAAAGTGGCAGCAAGCCGTATCTGTCGCTCGACGGCTTGCAGATTTGGCAGTCGCACACCGACAACCTCGGTCTCAACACCTATACGGCGACGCCCGATACCGATGGTTCGCAGCCATCCACTGCCCCAAGCTTCAGTTTCAATGCGGGTGTTGCGACGCAGATCTACGATCTCGGCGCTCACTCTGTTCTCCTGAACGCTTCGTTCGCGGCGGGTAGCGGCGGCGGTAGCGACGTGATCGTGCTGATTCCGACGGCCGACTTTGACCCGTCATTGGGCAATGCCATCTATCTCTACTCGGCCTTTGGCAACCAGGGCGCCGATTGGCAGGCGAACTCGACCTTCGAGGAGTGGGGGGCTCTGACCGGCACGAACAGCACCCCCAATCCGACGGCGATCCTATCCGGATTCAAATATAATGATCTCAACACCAATGGTGTGCTGGATCCCGCCACGGATCTGCCGTTGCAAGGTTGGACGATCGACCTTTACAAGGACAACGACAATTCGGGAACGCTCACGGCTGCGGACACGCTATTTGCGAGTACGTCGACCGACGCGAGCGGCGCCTACCAGTTTGGTGATCTCGTAACGGGCATTGCCGCCGGCAATTACATCATTGTCGAGGAGAACCAGGCCGGTTGGACGGAGACGCCCGACATCCACACGACGCTTGTCAACGCGGCCTTCAATGCTGGCGATGCCGAACATGGCTATGCTGTGACCGTTCTGGCTACGGATACGACCCGCACCGGATTTAACTTCGCAAACCACGAGTCGAACTTCTCGGCCAGCGGCCAGAAGTTCGAGGACCTGACTGGGGACGGCAAGACGGCCGACGACCAGGGCTGGACCTATGGTCCGGTCACGATCTTCATTGACGAGGACAACAGCGGTACCCTGACGGCTGGTGACAAGTCGACGACGACCGATGCGACCGGTCACTGGTCGATTGGTGGACTGACGCTGTCCGACGTCGGCAAGATCATTTACGAGGTCGTGCCGAGCGGCTCTGAGCAGACCGGCGTGCTGGTGCAGACGGTCGACAATCCCGGCGGCGGCGGGACCGATACCGGCAACGACTTCACCAACTTCCGCAACTTCACCGTCAGCGGCCAGAAGTTCGAGGATCTGACCGGCAACGGCAAGACCGCCGACGACCAGGGCTGGACCTATGGTCCGGTGACGGTCTTCATTGACGAGGACAACAGCGGGGATTTGAGCGCCGGCGATAAATCGACGACGACCGATGCGACCGGTCATTGGTCGATCGGTGGTCTGACGCTGTCCGACGTCGGCAAGAGCATCTACGAGGTCGTGCCGAGCGGCTCTGAGCAGACCGGCGTGCTGGTGCAGACGGTCGACAATCCCGGCAGTGGCGGGACCGACACCGGCAACGACTTCACCAACTTCCGCAATTTCACCGTCAGCGGCCAGAAGTTCGAGGATCTGACCGGCAACGGCAAGACCGCCGACGACCAGGGCTGGACCTATGGTCCGGTGACGGTCTTCATTGACGAGGACAACAGCGGGGATTTGAGCGCCGGCGACAAATCGACGACGACCGATGCGACCGGTCATTGGTCGATCGGTGGTCTGACGCTGTCCGACGTCGGCAAGAGCATCTACGAGGTCGTGCCGAGCGGCTCTGAGCAGACCGGCGTGCTGGTGCAGACGGTCGACAATCCCGGCAGTGGCGGGACCGACACCGGCAACGACTTCACCAACTTCCGCAACTTCACCGTCAGCGGTCAGAAGTTCGAGGATCTGACCGGCAACGGCAAGACCGCAGACGACCAGGGCTGGACCTATGGTCCGGTGACGGTCTTCATCGACGAGGACAACAGCGGGGATTTGAGCGCCGGCGACAAATCGACGACGACCGATGCGACCGGTCACTGGTCGATTGGCGGGCTGACGCTGTCCGACGTCGGCAAGAGCATCTATGAAGTCGTGCCGAGCGGCTCTGAGCAGACTGGGGTGCTGGTGCAGACGGTCGACAATCCCGGCAGTGGCGGGACCGACACCGGCAACGACTTCACCAACTTCCGCAACTTCACCGTCAGCGGCCAGAAGTTCGAGGATCTGACCGGCAACGGCAAGACCGCCGACGACCAGGGCTGGACCTATGGTCCGGTGACGGTCTTCATCGACGAGGACAACAGCGGGGATTTGAGCGCCGGCGACAAATCGACGACGACCGATGCGACCGGTCATTGGTCGATCGGTGGTCTGACGCTGTCCGACGTCGGCAAGAGCATCTACGAGGTCGTGCCGAGCGGCTCGCAGCAGACCGGCGTGCTGGTGCAGACGGTCGACAATCCCGGCAGTGGCGGGACCGACACCGGCAACGACTTCACCAACTTCCGCAACTTCACCGTCAGCGGCCAGAAGTTCGAGGATCTGACCGGCAACGGCAAGACCGCAGACGACCAGGGCTGGACCTATGGTACGGTGACGGTCTTCATCGACGAGGACAACAGCGGGGATTTGAGCGCCGGCGACAAGTCGACGACGACCGATGCGACCGGTCACTGGTCGATTGGTGGACTGACGCTGTCCGACGTCGGCAAGAGCATCTACGAGGTCGTGCCGAGCGGCTCTGAGCAGACCGGCGTGCTGGTGCAGACGGTCGACAATCCCGGCAGTGGCGGGACCGACACCGGCAACGACTTCACCAACTTCCGCAACTTCACCGTCAGCGGCCAGAAGTTCGAGGATCTGACCGGCAACGGCAAGACCGCAGACGACCAGGGCTGGACCTATGGTCCGGTGACGGTCTTCATCGACGAGGACAACAGCGGGGATTTGAGCGCCGGCGACAAGTCGACGACGACCGATGCGACCGGTCACTGGTCGATTGGTGGACTGACGCTGTCCGACGTCGGCAAGAGCATCTACGAGGTCGTGCCGAGCGGCTCTGAGCAGACCGGCGTGCTGGTGCAGACGGTCGACAATCCCGGCAGTGGCGGGACCGACACCGGCAACGACTTCACCAACTTCCGCAACTTCACCGTCAGCGGCCAGAAGTTCGAGGACCTGACCGGCAACGGCAAGACCGCCGACGACCAGGGCTGGACCTATGGTCCGGTGACGGTCTTCATTGACGAGGACAACAGCGGTACCCTGACGGCTGGTGACAAGTCGACGACCACCGATGCGACCGGTCACTGGTCGATTGGCGGGCTGACGCTGTCCGACGTCGGCAAGAGCATCTATGAAGTCGTGCCGAGCGGCTCTGAGCAGACTGGGGTGCTGGTGCAGACGGTCGACAATCCCGGCAGTGGTGGGACCGATACCGGCAATAACTTCACCAACTTCCGCAACTTCACCGTCAGCGGCCAGAAGTTCGAGGATCTGACCGGCAACGGCAAGACCGCCGATGACAAGCCCTGGAGCTATGGTGCGGTCACGATCTACATCGACGAGGACAACAGCGGCACCTTGACGGCTGGCGACAAGTCGACGACCACCGATGCGACCGGTAACTGGTCGATTGGTGGTCTGACGCTGGCCGACGTTGGCAAGAAGATCTACGAGGTCGTGCCGGGCGGTTCGCAGCAGACCGGCGTGCTGGTGCAGACGGTCGACAATCCCGGCAGTGGCGGGACCGATACCGGCAACAACTTTACCAACTTCGAGCTCTTCTCGATCTCGGGCAAAAAATACCTCGATGCCAATTCGAATGGAAAGATTGACGCCGGCATTGATACCGGTCTTGGCGGCATCAAGATCGATCTCTTTGCTTGGACCGACACCAATAACAACGGCAAGGTCGACTCGGGCGAGACATCGCTCCTCACAGTCGCGACAACGGCGGCTGATGGTTCGTACTCGTTCAGCAATCTGGGCCCTGGCAAATACTTTGTGCAGGAGGAGGTGCCCGGAGGCTATACGGAGACCTTCGGTACAGCGGGTTATGCAATCGTTGGAACGAGCGGCACTAACGTCACCAACGACAATTTTGCCAATGCAATCAACCAAACAACTCCCGGCCTGACCAAAGGCTACTGGTCCACGCATTTGACGCTGTGGGATGTCTATAACGGAAATGAAAAGGGGGCGGGCGCTGAAGTGAATGTGACTCCGGGATATGACTGGAACCACAACGGCTCAACCGCAGCAATAACGCTTGCCAATCTGACCACGACCGGGAACTCGAGCGGCCTCGGCCAGGTCAAGACCGCAAACAATGGCGGCGGTGATTCCGGGTTACTGATGGGCGATCTCAACCATGATGGGCTTGTGGGCGGCGACGGGTCGTCTGACCATCTGTTCTTCGACCTTGCCTCCGCCCAGGTACTTGCGAATACCTCAGTGTCGGGGGATGCCCGCGCTATTCTCGCAAGCCAGGCAGTAGCCGCGCAACTCAACGAGTACGTCGATTATGCCTATGACATGGCGCACGGTGGTGTGGCAGCAGGCTTTGACGCATCTCCCACCGGACTGATCGAAGAGGCGGTGCTGTGGTTGAAGGGAACTGGGCTGATCAGTAACGGCGATAGCAAATTGAATTGGTCAACCGCCAACGACCTGACGTCTCCGTCTGTTCAGGCGATCATCAATCTCGGCAGTACTTCGTCGAACCCGGCAGTTGGCACCAACGATTATACGATTAGCGGCAATGCCATTACGTTCAAGAGCACGTCGATGCCGTCGAGCGACGCATCGTGGAACAAGTTCGTTGCAGTATTCAACGAAACGGCGGCCGGTTACCATCCAAACACGGGGAATGCCGCTGTCGACGCTACTCAATACACTGTTACGGCGACCGGCGAAGGCCTGAAAAACGCTCTCGCGGCCTACAACCATGGATTGGATGGTACGACGGCGGGATTTGTCGTGAGTGCCGATGGGAGCTTGATCGGCTGGCAGGATAGCCTTGGCGGTGCCGTATACGATGTGCATGCCAATACGACAGACGCTTTCTGGGGCATCCTGGAGGACCAGAACCTGCTCGGCATACACCCGATCGCAGGCATCAGCCACGCTTAG
- a CDS encoding HlyD family type I secretion periplasmic adaptor subunit, protein MAIIEAVPKNLTGVGAKRAIAGGPPSDSIKHVALAGWIIIATFFGGIGAWAVTAPLNGAVVANAVVKVDGNRKSVQHLDGGIVKELHVKEGDRVRAGDLLIVLDGTQARAEFDVLTQQWVVLRATEVRLLTELDHGAELVMPADLKARSDDPYLKSVWNGQISQFDSRRAALEGQRSVIREKINQLGSQIVGAQAQVKAFTEQINSVHSEAKDIAPLVDRGLIARPRILQLERTAYGLEGQIADANANIAKARQAIAEQEQQIAQLDNDRMTDVTKDLRDTQAKILEVIPKAMNAKAVLGRMEIRAPYSGQVVGLNVFSVGGVIQRGDKILDIVPEQDGLTIEAQVAVEDISDVHPNTRAEVHLTAYKQRIVPIIHGDVIQVSADRLTDPKTNNPYYTAFVRIDGDELAAMPNIKLYPGMPATVMIPTVQRTAFEYLVGPLIMSFNHAFRQK, encoded by the coding sequence ATGGCGATCATCGAGGCGGTACCCAAAAATCTCACGGGCGTTGGAGCCAAACGGGCGATCGCCGGCGGCCCACCCAGCGATTCCATCAAGCACGTCGCACTGGCCGGCTGGATCATCATCGCAACGTTCTTTGGCGGCATCGGTGCATGGGCCGTGACCGCCCCGCTCAACGGCGCCGTGGTCGCCAACGCCGTGGTCAAGGTCGATGGCAACCGCAAGAGCGTGCAGCACCTCGACGGCGGTATCGTCAAGGAACTTCATGTCAAGGAAGGCGACCGTGTTCGCGCCGGCGATCTGCTCATCGTGCTCGATGGGACCCAGGCGCGCGCGGAGTTCGACGTCCTCACGCAACAATGGGTCGTGCTTCGCGCCACGGAGGTCCGTCTGCTGACCGAGCTCGACCACGGGGCCGAACTCGTCATGCCCGCCGACCTGAAGGCGCGCTCGGACGATCCTTATCTCAAGAGCGTATGGAACGGGCAGATCAGCCAGTTCGACAGCCGGCGAGCCGCGCTCGAAGGTCAACGCAGTGTCATCAGGGAAAAGATCAACCAACTGGGCTCGCAGATCGTGGGGGCCCAAGCGCAAGTCAAGGCGTTCACGGAGCAGATCAACTCCGTCCACAGCGAGGCAAAGGATATCGCGCCCCTGGTCGACAGAGGACTGATCGCGCGTCCCCGCATTCTGCAGTTGGAGCGCACCGCCTATGGGCTGGAGGGCCAGATCGCGGATGCGAATGCCAACATTGCCAAGGCGCGCCAGGCGATTGCCGAGCAGGAGCAGCAAATTGCACAGCTCGATAACGATCGGATGACCGACGTGACCAAGGATCTTCGCGATACGCAGGCGAAAATCCTGGAGGTGATCCCGAAGGCCATGAACGCCAAGGCGGTCCTGGGGCGCATGGAGATTCGCGCGCCCTACAGTGGCCAGGTGGTCGGCCTCAACGTCTTTTCGGTTGGCGGCGTCATCCAGCGCGGCGACAAGATCCTGGACATCGTCCCGGAGCAGGACGGGCTGACCATCGAAGCGCAAGTGGCGGTCGAGGACATCAGCGACGTGCATCCCAATACGCGTGCGGAGGTTCACCTCACGGCTTACAAGCAGCGGATCGTGCCGATCATTCACGGCGACGTCATTCAGGTCTCGGCAGATCGTCTGACCGATCCGAAGACCAACAACCCGTACTACACGGCCTTCGTGCGGATCGACGGGGACGAGCTTGCCGCCATGCCCAATATCAAGCTCTATCCGGGAATGCCTGCAACCGTCATGATCCCGACCGTCCAGCGCACGGCCTTCGAATATCTGGTCGGCCCGCTGATCATGTCCTTCAATCACGCCTTCCGCCAGAAATAG